From the Carya illinoinensis cultivar Pawnee chromosome 4, C.illinoinensisPawnee_v1, whole genome shotgun sequence genome, one window contains:
- the LOC122308446 gene encoding uncharacterized protein LOC122308446 encodes MSEPRFTITLGPSRQVVKRGGRVKEYAHPHADTKAMTGSKRFWGEKGRSSANNLSSSTRKRQRGDGNWSWDDDGVHDLGISRDDLRLKLMRKSLKRIRRAAEERRKMDQRKKFSKTSQPLVSHNMMHQRSEPTENGISWQMPSMERSRFKASRGLPPPVSFEDVRQVSSVRVADPSRAGWFMNSNATSRRINSAPFTMKGPLENSKPVTQLAPMTSFGQKSSHTVVESVTVDGLLQSLGLGKYNIHFRAEEVDMTALKQMGDKDLKEMGIPMGPRKKILLALLPHSRRRQP; translated from the exons ATGTCGGAGCCACGTTTCACAATCACTCTCGGTCCCTCTCGTCAG GTGGTAAAGAGGGGAGGAAGAGTAAAGGAGTATGCGCATCCACATGCCGATACTAAAGCAATGACTGGCAGCAAACGTTTTTGGGGGGAGAAAGGAAGGAGTAGTGCCAATAATTTGTCCTCGTCAACAAGGAAGCG TCAGCGAGGAGATGGTAACTGGAGTTGGGATGATGATGGAGTGCATG ATCTTGGGATTAGTCGAGATGATCTCCGGTTGAAACTGATGCGCAAAAGCCTGAAGCGAATTCGTAGGGCTGCTGAAGAGCGTAGGAAGATGGATCAACGCAAAAAGTTTTCAAAGACTAGTCAGCCTTTAGTGAGTCATAACATGATGCATCAGAGGTCTGAGCCAACAGAAAATGGTATTTCGTGGCAAATGCCATCCATGGAAAGATCAAGGTTTAAAGCTTCAAGGGGACTCCCACCACCAGTAAGCTTTGAGGACGTGCGGCAAGTATCATCAGTAAGGGTAGCTGATCCCTCAAGAGCTGGATGGTTTATGAACAGTAATGCTACTTCTAGGCGAATAAATTCTGCGCCTTTTACCATGAAAGGTCCTCTTGAAAATTCCAAGCCAGTTACACAGCTTGCACCTATGACTAGCTTTGGGCAGAAAAGTTCTCATACG GTAGTTGAATCTGTCACTGTTGATGGCCTGTTGCAATCACTTGGTTTGGGGAAGTACAACATTCATTTCAGGGCTGAAGAG GTGGACATGACGGCCTTGAAGCAGATGGGTGATAAGGACCTCAAAGAGATGGGGATACCAATG GGACCAAGGAAGAAGATCCTCCTAGCTCTCTTGCCCCATTCTAGACGACGACAGCCATAA
- the LOC122306776 gene encoding peroxidase 63-like: protein MAFLVLLIFLITSPLLFITPSHSQLSLDYYHKSCPPFSQIVQDTITNKQIITPTTAAATLRLFFHDCFLNGCDASILLSSTPFNSAERDADINLSLPGDAFDVVVRAKIALELACPSTVSCADILAVATRDLVSMVGGPYYNVLLGRKDGRVSEASHVEGKLPRPTMSVSQIIQLFASNGFSIQETVALCGAHTIGFSHCKEFSSGIYNYSEYSQYNPRFAQELQKACAEYQKNPTLSVFNDIMTPNKFDNMYFQNLPKGLGLLRSDHVLYSDSRTRPFVEMYAADQNNFFEAFGKAMEKLSLYKVKTGTQGEIRRRCDAFN from the coding sequence atggCGTTTCTCGTTCTACTGATCTTTCTGATCACATCTCCATTGCTCTTCATTACTCCCTCACATTCCCAGCTCAGCTTGGACTACTACCATAAATCTTGCCCACCATTCAGCCAAATCGTCCAAGACACCATCACCAACAAGCAGATCATCACCCCAACCACCGCCGCCGCAACCCTCCGCCTCTTCTTCCACGACTGCTTCCTTAACGGCTGCGACGCCTCCATCCTCCTCTCCTCCACCCCATTCAACTCCGCCGAGCGCGATGCCGACATCAACCTCTCTCTCCCAGGAGACGCGTTCGACGTCGTCGTCCGCGCCAAGATCGCTCTCGAACTTGCCTGTCCCAGCACCGTCTCTTGCGCCGACATCTTAGCCGTTGCCACGCGCGACCTCGTCAGCATGGTGGGTGGTCCCTACTACAATGTGCTCTTGGGACGCAAAGACGGGCGCGTCTCTGAAGCATCCCATGTCGAAGGCAAACTTCCCAGACCCACAATGTCTGTCTCTCAAATCATTCAGCTTTTCGCATCTAATGGGTTCTCGATCCAAGAAACGGTGGCCTTGTGCGGTGCTCACACTATTGGGTTCTCTCATTGCAAAGAATTTAGCTCCGGGATCTATAACTACAGTGAGTATTCGCAGTACAATCCTAGGTTTGCGCAGGAGCTGCAGAAAGCTTGCGCGGAGTATCAGAAGAACCCTACATTGTCCGTGTTCAATGACATCATGACTCCAAACAAGTTCGATAACATGTACTTCCAGAATCTGCCCAAGGGGTTGGGGCTGTTGAGGTCGGATCACGTGCTGTACAGTGATTCGAGGACGAGGCCGTTCGTGGAAATGTACGCGGCGGACCAGAACAACTTCTTTGAGGCGTTTGGGAAGGCAATGGAAAAGCTGAGTTTGTACAAGGTCAAAACGGGGACGCAAGGAGAGATCCGGCGCAGGTGCGATGCATTTAACTGA
- the LOC122307813 gene encoding UPF0051 protein ABCI8, chloroplastic-like yields MSLTPVYPNQATTMTSFLANGSVSSLSPKAPKPNHESPKLPKAFRLISPIPKFQNPRIPTSRPFKIRADVGYSGPTSSSSSSSASPGKSSISTPITAPSTATANEKIQEILRNVEYDKKFGFNMDIDSFSIPKGLSKETIRLISSLKEEPDWMLEFRLNAFEKFLKMREPKWSDNRYSPIDLQDICYYSAPKKKPSLNSLDEADPELIRYFDKLGVPLNEQNRLANVAVDAVLDSVSIATTHRKTLEKAGVIFCSISEAIREYPDLVRKYLGRVVPSEDNYYAALNSAVFSDGSFCYIPKDTKCPMQISTYFRINALETGQFERTLIVAEERSSVEYLEGCTAPSYDRNQLHAAVVELYCDEGAEIKYSTVQNWYAGDEEGNGGIYNFVTKRGLCAGDRSKISWTQVETGSAITWKYPSVVLEGDDTVGEFYSVALTNNHQQADTGTKMIHKGKNTRSRIISKGISVGNSRNCYRGLVQVQSKAENARNSSQCDSMLIGDNAAANTYPYIQVKNPTARIEHEASTSKIGEDQLFYFQQRGIDYEKAMAAMISGFCRDVFNELPDEFGSEVNQLMSLKLEGSVG; encoded by the exons ATGTCTCTGACGCCCGTCTATCCGAACCAGGCCACAACCATGACTTCTTTCTTGGCTAACGGTAGTGTTTCAAGCTTGTCTCCCAAAGCACCCAAACCCAACCATGAATCACCTAAACTCCCAAAAGCGTTTCGCCTGATATCCCCAATTCCCAAGTTCCAAAACCCCAGAATCCCAACTTCAAGGCCCTTCAAGATTCGAGCGGATGTCGGGTATTCGGGTccgacttcttcttcttcttcttcgtctgcTTCACCCGGTAAGTCCTCGATTTCAACTCCTATTACTGCACCATCAACAGCTACGGCCAATGAGAAAATCCAGGAAATTCTTCGTAACGTTGAGTATGATAAGAAATTCGGTTTTAATATGGATATCGATTCGTTTTCGATCCCTAAAGGGCTTTCGAAGGAGACGATCCGATTGATTTCTTCGCTTAAAGAAGAACCTGATTGGATGCTTGAGTTTAGATTGAATGCCTTTGAGAAATTCTTGAAAATGAGAGAGCCCAAATGGTCCGATAACCGATATTCACCTATTGATTTGCAAGATATATGTTATTACTCGGCACCCAAGAAAAAACCCTCTTTGAATAGCCTTGACGAGGCTGACCCGGAACTCATTCGGTACTTCGATAAATTGGGTGTACCTTTGAATGAGCAGAATCGATTAGCTAATGTTGCCGTTGATGCCGTTCTCGATAGCGTGTCGATTGCCACGACGCATAGGAAGACATTAGAGAAGGCCGGCGTGATATTTTGCTCGATATCTGAGGCGATTAGGGAGTACCCAGATTTGGTTAGGAAGTATTTGGGGAGAGTAGTGCCTAGTGAGGATAATTACTACGCAGCGTTGAATTCTGCGGTGTTTAGTGATGGTTCATTTTGCTATATTCCAAAAGACACGAAGTGCCCAATGCAAATTTCAACTTATTTTCGGATAAATGCGTTAGAAACCGGGCAGTTTGAGAGGACATTAATAGTTGCAGAGGAGAGGAGTTCTGTGGAGTATTTGGAGGGGTGTACAGCACCTTCATATGATAGAAACCAGCTTCATGCTGCTGTGGTTGAGTTGTATTGTGATGAGGGTGCCGAGATTAAGTACTCCACAGTGCAGAATTGGTATGCGGGGGATGAAGAAGGCAATGGAggaatttataattttgtcaCGAAACGAGGGCTTTGTGCTGGGGACCGCTCAAAGATATCTTGGACCCAAGTGGAAACGGGGTCTGCCATTACATGGAAGTATCCAAGTGTTGTTTTGGAGGGAGATGATACTGTGGGTGAATTCTATTCAGTAGCATTGACTAATAATCATCAGCAGGCAGACACCGGGACAAAGATGATACACAAAGGGAAGAATACCAGAAGTAGGATTATTTCTAAAGGTATATCGGTTGGGAATTCAAGGAACTGCTATAGGGGTCTCGTTCAGGTTCAGTCAAAGGCAGAGAATGCTCGGAATTCCTCTCAGTGCGATTCAATGCTTATTGGTGACAATGCAGCTGCGAATACATATCCATATATCCAG GTGAAGAATCCAACTGCTCGAATTGAACACGAAGCCAGTACCTCCAAAATTGGTGAAGATCAGCTGTTTTACTTTCAGCAGAGGGGCATTGACTACGAGAAAGCCATGGCTGCCATGATTTCTGGGTTTTGCAGAGACGTGTTCAATGAGCTTCCGGATGAGTTTGGTTCTGAGGTGAATCAACTCATGAGCTTGAAGCTTGAAGGATCAGTTGGTTAG